A single region of the Chitinivibrionales bacterium genome encodes:
- the yedF gene encoding sulfurtransferase-like selenium metabolism protein YedF, which yields MKTVDARDMACPKPLILARKALNGLAAGGRVRVMVDNETSVQNIKRYCRDNGVGASVSKQGRLFALTLAKRGTKAAAANEAAYSGSGAPAKPHVVVFRSDTMGTGPAELGAVLVKAFVNTIKEVKPLPSHLIFYNSGVNLVVEGSALIGPLSDLEKMGVKILACGTCLDYFNLKDRLKVGDVSNMFTILETITAAGHVVTT from the coding sequence ATGAAAACGGTTGACGCGCGCGACATGGCGTGCCCCAAGCCGCTCATTCTTGCACGAAAGGCGCTCAACGGGCTTGCCGCGGGCGGCCGCGTTCGGGTGATGGTTGACAACGAGACCTCGGTGCAGAACATCAAGCGGTACTGCAGGGACAACGGCGTCGGCGCGTCGGTCTCAAAGCAGGGACGGCTTTTCGCGCTGACGCTTGCAAAACGCGGGACAAAGGCGGCCGCGGCAAACGAGGCTGCCTATTCCGGTTCCGGCGCCCCGGCAAAACCGCACGTGGTCGTTTTCAGGAGCGACACCATGGGAACCGGTCCTGCCGAGCTCGGCGCCGTGCTCGTGAAAGCGTTTGTCAATACCATTAAAGAAGTGAAGCCGCTGCCGAGCCACTTGATTTTCTATAATTCGGGAGTCAATCTGGTGGTGGAGGGGTCCGCCCTCATCGGGCCTTTGTCTGATCTTGAGAAAATGGGCGTGAAAATCCTCGCCTGCGGTACGTGCCTCGACTACTTCAACCTCAAGGACAGGCTCAAGGTGGGCGACGTGTCAAACATGTTCACGATTCTCGAAACCATCACCGCCGCCGGCCATGTAGTAACCACCTAG
- a CDS encoding rubredoxin, producing the protein MKRYVCNACGWIYDPAVGDPDGGIAPGTPFEKLPADWVCPQCGVGKDEFSPE; encoded by the coding sequence ATGAAACGGTATGTTTGCAATGCATGCGGATGGATTTACGATCCGGCAGTCGGCGACCCTGACGGCGGCATCGCGCCGGGAACGCCGTTTGAAAAACTCCCCGCCGACTGGGTGTGCCCGCAGTGCGGCGTCGGTAAAGACGAATTTTCCCCTGAGTAA
- a CDS encoding DUF3343 domain-containing protein, with the protein MNNVIAVFDSTRAAINAEKLCAKNGISCQVIPVPRDISAECGIALEINAGDKDSVEKIFNQGNVKVRFYNR; encoded by the coding sequence ATGAACAACGTGATCGCCGTATTCGATTCGACCCGAGCCGCCATCAATGCGGAAAAACTGTGCGCAAAGAACGGCATATCCTGCCAGGTGATTCCCGTGCCGAGGGACATTTCTGCCGAGTGCGGGATAGCGCTGGAAATCAATGCGGGTGACAAGGACAGCGTTGAAAAGATTTTTAATCAAGGGAATGTTAAAGTGAGGTTTTATAATAGATGA
- a CDS encoding UvrB/UvrC motif-containing protein: MTLCDYCHSAPATVHITQIAHHKTIVSHLCETCAREQGVVVEVGRDGIVPEVQVQADAQAGPAEKEKDRECGFCHLTLSEFKAQGRLGCPQCYKEFDREIEALLVKVHGSAVHRGKGHVAAGDAGTAGDLTRLQRELSEAVAREEFELAAQLRDGIDRLKEDSHGGAESTEKIKNK; this comes from the coding sequence ATGACCCTCTGCGACTACTGCCACAGCGCGCCCGCCACGGTGCACATCACGCAGATCGCGCACCACAAGACCATTGTGTCGCACCTGTGCGAGACCTGCGCGCGCGAGCAGGGCGTTGTCGTTGAGGTGGGGCGCGACGGCATTGTACCCGAGGTGCAGGTGCAGGCCGACGCGCAGGCCGGGCCGGCGGAAAAGGAAAAAGATCGCGAGTGCGGCTTTTGCCATCTTACCTTATCGGAATTCAAGGCGCAGGGACGGCTCGGTTGCCCGCAGTGTTATAAGGAATTCGACCGGGAAATCGAGGCGCTTCTTGTCAAGGTGCATGGCTCGGCCGTCCACAGGGGCAAGGGGCATGTGGCGGCGGGCGACGCCGGTACGGCCGGCGACCTAACCCGGCTGCAGCGCGAACTTTCAGAGGCGGTGGCGCGCGAGGAATTCGAACTCGCGGCGCAGCTGCGCGATGGGATCGATCGTTTAAAGGAAGACAGCCACGGAGGCGCAGAGAGCACAGAGAAAATCAAAAATAAATAA
- a CDS encoding glucose-6-phosphate dehydrogenase → MKAACGTSGFAIVILGASGNLAQKKLMPALHRLYQRSELADCSIIVGAGRTPFTDEQFRRRFTITDDFGGKLFYHQGLQGLREYLAGKGSFSRVIFFFALPPDTYAPTAAELRREGFCGNTSIIIEKPFGSDVASARLLNRELSACYTERQIFRNDHYLAKEAVQNILVFRFANSLFEPVWNGRHVESIQISACEQATAADRAQYFDKAGIIRDMAQNHLMQLLCLLTMDAPASLGAEDIRRKKISILKSLSVSECRRCQYDGYRSEKGIAPDSKTETFAELSMRIAGERWKGTKIFIRTGKALHRTGTEIGVRLRPPARNLFAGQPNVIVFKIQPAAGIILGLSGKKPGEVSIAGTRMTFCYNKAFDAEIPGAYQKLLLDAIRGDHTLFVGAKETEESWRVLDAVLDKGPLGTYAKGALPPAGLDADWIDFDGFAAECATD, encoded by the coding sequence GTGAAAGCGGCATGCGGCACTTCGGGATTTGCCATCGTGATCCTCGGCGCGTCGGGCAACCTGGCGCAAAAAAAGCTCATGCCGGCGCTGCACCGGCTTTACCAGCGAAGCGAGCTTGCCGACTGCTCGATCATCGTGGGCGCGGGCCGCACGCCGTTCACCGATGAACAGTTCAGGCGGCGTTTCACCATCACCGACGACTTCGGCGGCAAGCTTTTTTATCACCAAGGCCTGCAGGGGCTCAGGGAATATCTTGCGGGTAAAGGATCATTTTCCCGCGTCATTTTCTTTTTTGCGCTTCCGCCCGACACCTATGCGCCCACCGCGGCCGAGCTGAGGCGCGAGGGCTTCTGCGGGAACACCTCCATCATCATCGAAAAACCCTTTGGCTCCGATGTTGCCTCGGCGCGGCTGCTGAACCGCGAGCTGTCGGCCTGTTACACCGAACGGCAGATTTTCCGCAACGACCACTACCTTGCCAAGGAAGCGGTGCAGAACATCCTGGTATTCCGGTTTGCAAACTCGCTGTTCGAACCGGTGTGGAACGGCCGGCACGTCGAGTCGATCCAGATCAGCGCGTGCGAACAGGCCACGGCCGCGGACCGCGCGCAGTATTTTGACAAGGCCGGAATCATCCGTGACATGGCGCAGAACCATCTCATGCAGCTCTTGTGTTTGCTCACCATGGATGCGCCCGCGAGCCTTGGCGCCGAAGACATCCGGCGCAAAAAAATCTCCATCCTGAAATCGCTTTCCGTTTCGGAATGCCGCCGGTGCCAGTACGACGGGTACCGGTCGGAAAAGGGCATTGCCCCGGATTCCAAAACCGAGACGTTTGCCGAGCTGTCGATGCGTATCGCGGGCGAACGGTGGAAGGGCACGAAGATCTTCATTCGCACCGGCAAGGCGCTGCACAGGACCGGAACGGAAATCGGCGTCCGGCTGCGGCCGCCCGCCAGAAACCTGTTTGCCGGGCAGCCCAATGTGATCGTTTTTAAGATCCAGCCGGCGGCAGGGATCATCCTGGGGCTGTCGGGAAAGAAGCCGGGCGAGGTCAGCATCGCGGGCACGCGCATGACGTTTTGCTACAACAAGGCCTTTGACGCCGAAATCCCCGGGGCGTACCAGAAACTCCTGCTCGACGCCATACGCGGCGACCACACGCTGTTCGTCGGGGCGAAGGAAACCGAGGAGTCGTGGCGCGTGCTTGACGCGGTGCTTGACAAAGGGCCGCTCGGCACCTATGCAAAGGGCGCTTTGCCGCCGGCAGGGCTCGACGCCGACTGGATTGATTTCGACGGCTTTGCGGCCGAATGCGCAACGGACTGA
- a CDS encoding rubrerythrin family protein: MKAIKGSKTEKNLLASFAGESQARNRYTYFASAAKKEGFAQIANIFEETADNEKEHAKRMFKFLEGGMVEMTASYPAGKIGTTKENLAASADGEHEEWTQLYPGFAKTAQEEGFAEVAVMYKSIGVAEAQHEKRYRGLLSNVEKGKVFKKDGKVFWRCNNCGYIHEGTEAPKTCPACNHPQAHFEVLAENW, from the coding sequence GTGAAAGCCATCAAGGGCTCAAAAACCGAAAAAAACCTTCTCGCGTCCTTCGCCGGGGAATCCCAGGCGCGCAACCGCTACACTTATTTCGCGAGCGCTGCGAAAAAGGAAGGCTTTGCGCAGATCGCCAACATTTTCGAGGAGACCGCCGACAACGAGAAGGAGCACGCGAAGCGCATGTTCAAGTTCCTCGAAGGGGGCATGGTTGAGATGACCGCGTCGTATCCCGCGGGAAAAATAGGCACCACGAAGGAAAATCTCGCGGCAAGCGCGGACGGCGAGCACGAGGAATGGACCCAGCTCTATCCTGGATTCGCAAAGACGGCGCAGGAGGAAGGGTTTGCCGAGGTCGCGGTGATGTACAAATCCATAGGCGTGGCGGAGGCGCAGCACGAAAAGCGGTACCGCGGCCTGCTTTCCAATGTGGAAAAAGGCAAAGTGTTCAAGAAGGACGGGAAGGTTTTCTGGCGCTGCAACAACTGCGGCTACATCCACGAGGGCACCGAGGCGCCGAAGACCTGCCCGGCGTGCAACCATCCGCAGGCGCATTTTGAGGTATTGGCGGAGAACTGGTAA